A window of Mucilaginibacter sp. PAMC 26640 contains these coding sequences:
- a CDS encoding acyl-CoA dehydrogenase, producing MDHLLTDTPAGYDFSISDNQKMIGQMAKDFAEKHIRPNVMTWDEQQEFPLELFKLLGESGMMGVLVPEEYGGSGFGYAEYVTVIVEIAKVCGSIGLSVAAHNSLCTGHILAFASEAQKQRWLPKLATAEWLGAWGLTEANTGSDAMGMNTTAVLDGDHYIVNGSKNWITHGKSGDVAVVMVRTGDKGDSHGISALVIERGTPGFSAGKKENKLGMRASETTEMIFDNCRVPKENLLGAAGEGFKQAMKVLDGGRISIAALSLGIAKGAFEAAVAYSKERHQFGQPISSFQGISFKLADMATEIEAAELLIMQAADFKNRHLPVTKQSAMAKYFASEVAVRCANEAVQIFGGYGYTKDFPVEKFYRDAKLCTIGEGTSEIQKIVIAREVLK from the coding sequence ATGGATCATTTACTTACCGACACACCTGCGGGCTATGATTTTTCTATCAGCGATAATCAAAAAATGATAGGCCAGATGGCTAAAGACTTTGCTGAGAAACATATTCGCCCCAATGTAATGACCTGGGACGAGCAGCAAGAATTTCCGCTGGAACTGTTTAAGCTGCTGGGCGAAAGCGGTATGATGGGTGTGCTGGTTCCGGAAGAATACGGCGGCTCGGGCTTTGGTTATGCCGAGTATGTGACGGTTATCGTAGAGATCGCTAAGGTTTGCGGATCAATAGGTTTGTCGGTAGCTGCGCATAACTCCTTATGCACAGGGCATATCCTGGCTTTCGCCAGCGAAGCGCAAAAACAGCGCTGGCTACCCAAACTGGCCACTGCAGAATGGTTGGGCGCGTGGGGCTTAACGGAAGCTAATACCGGGAGCGATGCCATGGGTATGAATACCACAGCTGTACTAGATGGTGACCATTACATAGTTAACGGATCAAAAAACTGGATAACGCATGGCAAATCTGGCGATGTAGCGGTTGTGATGGTGCGCACCGGTGATAAAGGCGATAGCCACGGCATCTCTGCTTTAGTAATTGAGCGAGGCACCCCCGGCTTTAGCGCGGGTAAAAAAGAGAATAAGCTAGGCATGCGTGCATCAGAAACGACCGAAATGATTTTTGATAATTGCCGCGTACCGAAAGAAAATTTGCTGGGTGCAGCAGGCGAAGGGTTTAAACAGGCGATGAAAGTACTGGATGGCGGCCGGATTTCAATTGCGGCTTTGTCGTTGGGTATTGCCAAAGGAGCTTTTGAAGCTGCGGTTGCTTATTCGAAAGAGCGGCACCAGTTTGGGCAGCCTATCAGCAGTTTCCAGGGAATCTCTTTCAAACTGGCAGATATGGCTACCGAAATTGAGGCAGCCGAACTGTTAATTATGCAGGCTGCGGATTTTAAAAACCGGCACCTGCCGGTAACTAAACAATCGGCCATGGCTAAATACTTCGCATCAGAAGTAGCCGTGCGCTGCGCCAATGAAGCCGTACAGATCTTCGGCGGATATGGTTACACCAAGGATTTTCCTGTTGAAAAATTCTATCGCGATGCCAAATTGTGTACCATAGGCGAGGGTACATCCGAGATCCAGAAAATAGTGATCGCCCGGGAGGTACTTAAGTAG
- a CDS encoding endonuclease yields the protein MQYKEPHVYIMTNAYRTTFYIGVTSDLRTRVWQHVNDEGSEFVKKYKLYYLVYYEYFHLITDAIDREKQLKNWHKEWKINLIKSINPEMKDLKAELEIE from the coding sequence ATGCAGTATAAAGAGCCCCATGTTTACATCATGACTAACGCATACCGAACCACGTTTTATATCGGGGTAACTTCAGATTTACGGACCAGAGTATGGCAACATGTAAATGATGAAGGGTCTGAATTTGTAAAAAAATACAAGTTATACTACTTGGTTTATTATGAATATTTCCATCTCATCACTGATGCTATCGACCGTGAGAAACAATTGAAAAACTGGCACAAAGAATGGAAGATCAACCTCATTAAATCTATAAATCCAGAGATGAAGGATCTGAAAGCCGAATTGGAAATAGAATAA
- a CDS encoding damage-inducible protein DinB, protein MTTIGFFLQQLNDESETTRKMLQRIPNDQYDWQPHAKSMNIRSLATHIAELPTYIPMVLNTEVLDFAAAPYDPTIVNSTAELMEVFEKSLVAGRESLVPEREALLNETWTLRSGASIFSRGPKWEMIRNSLSQIIHHRAQLGVYLRLLDIPIPGSYGPSADEEFLPIAIEEQG, encoded by the coding sequence ATGACAACTATTGGATTTTTCCTGCAACAACTCAACGACGAATCTGAAACTACCCGCAAAATGCTGCAGCGCATCCCAAATGACCAATATGATTGGCAGCCGCATGCAAAAAGCATGAATATCCGCAGCCTGGCTACCCACATTGCCGAATTGCCAACCTACATCCCGATGGTATTGAACACCGAAGTGTTGGATTTTGCTGCAGCCCCGTATGACCCAACCATTGTAAACAGCACCGCAGAATTGATGGAAGTGTTTGAAAAATCGCTGGTTGCCGGCCGGGAATCACTGGTACCGGAGCGTGAAGCGCTTTTGAACGAAACCTGGACTCTGCGCAGCGGTGCGTCGATTTTTAGCCGCGGACCAAAATGGGAAATGATCAGAAACTCCCTGTCGCAGATCATCCACCACCGGGCGCAATTGGGTGTTTACCTGCGCCTGCTGGATATCCCAATACCGGGCAGCTACGGCCCAAGCGCCGACGAGGAATTTTTACCGATAGCAATTGAGGAGCAGGGGTAA
- a CDS encoding 30S ribosomal protein S12: MPTIQQLVRKGRVALVDKSKSPALDSCPQRRGVCTRVYTTTPKKPNSAMRKVARVRLTNGKEVNAYIPGEGHNLQEHSIVLIRGGRVKDLPGVRYHIIRGALDTSGVAGRNQRRSKYGTKRPKPGQAAAPTKGAPAKKKK, translated from the coding sequence ATGCCTACTATTCAGCAATTAGTTAGAAAAGGTAGAGTAGCTCTGGTTGACAAGAGTAAGTCACCAGCGTTGGACAGCTGTCCACAGCGAAGAGGCGTGTGCACCCGTGTGTACACCACTACCCCTAAAAAACCAAACTCAGCAATGCGTAAAGTTGCACGTGTGCGCCTTACAAATGGTAAAGAAGTTAATGCCTACATCCCAGGAGAGGGCCACAACTTACAAGAACACTCAATTGTTTTGATCCGTGGTGGTCGTGTTAAAGATTTACCGGGTGTACGTTACCACATTATCCGTGGTGCGTTAGATACATCAGGTGTTGCGGGCCGTAATCAACGCCGCTCTAAATACGGAACTAAACGCCCTAAACCAGGACAGGCAGCTGCTCCAACTAAGGGTGCACCAGCTAAGAAGAAAAAATAA
- a CDS encoding 30S ribosomal protein S7, whose product MRKSKPKKRILLPDPKFNDVLVTRFVNNMMFDGKKSTAYTIFYNAIDIVEKKTSENGLDSWKKALNNVMPAVEVKSRRVGGANFQVPTEVRPERKVALGMKWLISYARRRGEKTMMEKLAGEIISAAKGEGAAVKKKEDTHKMAEANKAFSHFRF is encoded by the coding sequence ATGAGAAAGTCAAAACCTAAAAAAAGAATCCTTCTTCCTGATCCAAAATTCAATGATGTTTTGGTAACCAGGTTTGTAAATAACATGATGTTCGACGGTAAAAAATCTACCGCCTACACTATATTCTATAATGCAATTGATATTGTTGAAAAGAAAACCAGCGAAAACGGTTTAGATAGCTGGAAAAAAGCTTTAAACAATGTAATGCCTGCTGTTGAAGTAAAAAGCCGCCGTGTTGGTGGTGCAAACTTCCAGGTACCTACCGAGGTTCGCCCGGAACGTAAAGTTGCTTTGGGTATGAAATGGTTAATCAGCTATGCCCGTCGTCGTGGAGAAAAAACGATGATGGAGAAATTAGCCGGTGAGATCATCTCTGCTGCTAAAGGTGAAGGTGCTGCTGTGAAGAAGAAAGAAGATACGCACAAAATGGCTGAAGCCAACAAAGCGTTTTCTCACTTCCGTTTCTAA